The following are from one region of the Amedibacterium intestinale genome:
- a CDS encoding purple acid phosphatase family protein → MNKNKVLKASAATLLLTMGAVQVAQTYPVTPIKVKATRNTKQTEKVQLINANTQWSYLDNNVDPGTPEDRFAWTKDTYDISGWDKAAGKFGAKNGKLDDVGGGCTPTVLLNQYINGDKNNGDVPAFFFRTEVNIENAEEVTELTANFKYDDAAIIYINGHKVAAYDEPDGGFTSNMEYGGSNDSSPKTVDMKLSKDDLKDVLHNGKNIVSVEIHQGRSSSSDVYFEMSDMQLLYGEEPVIQEDINLTVGSDETSMNLTWYANTDADGMVEVTEYKNLVNGEIPSNCKTIKALTNPSNDAGKRYYQATIKDLKENTKYAYRVINGDIASDIKTFETKDFDGSYNFIFAGDPQIGASGNAKSDAEGWSATLNDAKEKFNPNFLLSAGDQVNTASNESQYDGYLNQEIFSSMPQATSIGNHDSSSNSYNQHFNLPNESADLGDSTAGTDYWYVYNNTLFMDINSNNTSTAEHKAFMEDAIAKNKDVRWKVVVFHHSVYSTASHTTDGDIIQRRNELPPVFDELGIDVVLMGHDHVYTRTHVMKGQEVVTDTTNLKSVTDPDGIVYLTANSASGSKYYDIKTNMDFPFAAKMDQSKKRTISNVEVSDNEFKMSTYLYNDSSWELLDEFSVKKSPQVNSEDVVVSSDETSVKTEITAPAGSIEKDAQFQVQDIKEGTVYDYVKSQYKDKEFNIIDIALVKNNINILPTGDIKIKFDLPAGFDVNHLGVYKLSDTAKNYTLNKLSYTVDGSSIIVTTKDLGSFVLVNEKAATDDGNGTGNTGDTESGNQEGQDVNKPDTGTQTPQLPEVPQLSDNDKKPVNSENTQNVSSKDDVKTGVQMNVIPYAFMMVGALGSAVVLRKNKKESK, encoded by the coding sequence ATGAATAAAAACAAGGTTTTAAAAGCATCAGCAGCAACGTTGCTGTTAACAATGGGGGCAGTACAGGTAGCACAAACGTATCCTGTTACTCCAATAAAGGTAAAAGCAACTAGAAATACAAAACAAACAGAAAAAGTGCAATTAATCAATGCGAATACACAATGGTCTTATTTGGATAACAATGTAGATCCGGGAACACCAGAAGATCGTTTTGCGTGGACAAAAGATACTTATGATATCAGCGGCTGGGATAAAGCAGCTGGAAAATTTGGTGCTAAAAATGGCAAGTTGGATGATGTAGGTGGAGGATGCACACCTACGGTATTATTAAATCAATATATCAATGGTGATAAAAATAACGGAGATGTTCCTGCATTTTTCTTTAGAACAGAAGTTAACATTGAAAATGCAGAAGAAGTAACGGAGTTAACAGCTAATTTCAAATATGATGATGCCGCAATCATTTATATAAATGGACATAAGGTAGCTGCATATGATGAACCTGATGGTGGCTTTACATCTAATATGGAATATGGTGGTTCTAATGATAGTAGCCCAAAAACAGTTGATATGAAATTATCAAAGGATGATTTAAAAGATGTTTTGCATAACGGAAAAAACATTGTTTCTGTTGAAATTCATCAGGGAAGAAGCAGCAGTTCAGATGTCTATTTTGAAATGAGTGACATGCAGTTATTGTATGGGGAAGAACCTGTTATACAAGAGGATATTAATCTTACTGTAGGCAGTGATGAAACAAGCATGAATCTTACATGGTATGCAAATACGGATGCAGATGGAATGGTAGAAGTTACAGAATACAAGAATCTTGTAAATGGAGAAATTCCTAGTAATTGCAAAACAATTAAGGCATTGACAAATCCATCAAATGATGCTGGTAAACGATATTATCAGGCAACTATCAAAGATTTGAAAGAAAACACAAAATATGCTTATCGTGTTATAAATGGTGATATAGCTAGTGATATTAAAACATTTGAAACAAAAGATTTTGACGGATCATATAACTTTATTTTTGCAGGAGATCCACAGATTGGGGCCAGTGGAAATGCTAAAAGTGATGCAGAAGGATGGAGTGCAACTTTAAATGATGCGAAAGAAAAATTCAATCCTAATTTCTTGCTTTCAGCTGGAGACCAGGTAAATACAGCTAGTAATGAGTCTCAATATGATGGTTATTTAAATCAGGAAATTTTCTCAAGCATGCCACAGGCAACAAGTATTGGAAATCATGACAGTAGTTCAAATTCTTATAATCAGCATTTTAATTTACCAAATGAATCTGCAGATTTAGGAGATTCTACAGCAGGTACAGATTACTGGTATGTTTACAACAATACATTGTTTATGGATATTAACTCAAATAATACCAGCACTGCAGAACACAAAGCATTTATGGAAGATGCAATTGCGAAAAATAAAGATGTTCGCTGGAAAGTTGTAGTATTCCACCACTCTGTTTATTCAACTGCAAGTCATACAACAGATGGAGATATTATTCAGCGAAGAAATGAACTTCCACCAGTTTTTGATGAATTAGGAATTGATGTTGTTTTAATGGGACATGATCATGTTTATACACGTACACATGTTATGAAAGGACAAGAAGTTGTTACGGATACCACAAACTTAAAAAGTGTAACAGATCCTGATGGTATTGTATATTTAACTGCAAACTCAGCTAGTGGAAGTAAGTATTATGATATTAAAACAAATATGGATTTCCCATTTGCTGCAAAAATGGATCAGTCTAAAAAACGTACAATTTCGAATGTTGAAGTTAGTGACAATGAATTTAAAATGTCAACCTATTTATATAATGACAGCAGCTGGGAACTGCTTGATGAATTTAGTGTAAAAAAATCTCCACAAGTAAATAGTGAAGATGTTGTAGTTTCATCTGATGAAACATCAGTGAAAACAGAAATTACAGCTCCTGCTGGTTCTATCGAAAAGGATGCACAGTTCCAGGTTCAGGATATTAAAGAAGGAACAGTTTATGATTATGTAAAATCACAATATAAAGATAAAGAATTTAATATTATTGATATTGCATTGGTAAAAAATAATATAAATATTTTACCAACAGGAGATATTAAAATTAAATTTGATCTTCCAGCTGGATTTGATGTAAATCATTTAGGTGTTTATAAATTATCTGATACAGCAAAAAATTACACTCTAAATAAGCTTTCTTATACAGTAGATGGCTCTTCTATTATCGTAACAACTAAAGATTTAGGAAGTTTTGTTCTTGTGAATGAAAAAGCAGCAACAGATGATGGAAATGGTACAGGTAATACAGGGGATACAGAATCTGGAAATCAGGAAGGACAGGATGTAAATAAACCAGATACAGGTACGCAGACACCACAATTGCCAGAGGTACCACAATTGTCAGACAATGATAAAAAACCTGTAAATTCTGAGAATACACAGAATGTTTCATCTAAAGATGATGTTAAAACAGGTGTACAAATGAATGTAATTCCTTATGCTTTCATGATGGTTGGAGCATTAGGCAGTGCTGTTGTCTTGAGAAAAAATAAAAAAGAATCTAAATAA
- a CDS encoding YibE/F family protein: MILTMLFSLLFNKFYKKEYSRVNNSANYYISAKVTKVKSNTLTYDEKLKLNLGQQNIEVEFLEGKHKGERVEINNYVTAVHNVVVKEGTKIIVNADEPENIEPYYTVYQYDRSFGMILFISILCLAVIFIGKGKGVKSIIGLAYSLYLIIYVLLPTVFSGYPPLLMTVLVIALSTVVTLLLLNGHSIKTYSAILSTISGVLLCSLCFYFMSFLLHIDGFSSEEAESLILISAETGLSIKDIMFAGILISSLGAIMDVAMSITSSLFEIRTHKPDITTKELFHSGLEIGKDMIGTMTNTLILAFAGSAFVSLLVLFSFNVDVKQLMNSNYITIEFAQGITGTLGIVLTVPIASMLCAGMLSEKFFLRCSWFRKINN, from the coding sequence ATGATTTTAACCATGTTATTCTCCTTATTATTTAATAAATTTTATAAAAAAGAATACTCAAGAGTAAATAACAGTGCAAATTATTATATTTCTGCAAAGGTTACGAAAGTAAAAAGTAATACTTTAACATATGATGAAAAATTAAAACTAAATTTAGGTCAGCAAAATATCGAAGTAGAATTTTTAGAAGGAAAGCATAAAGGGGAAAGGGTAGAAATTAACAATTATGTAACAGCTGTTCATAATGTAGTAGTAAAGGAAGGAACAAAAATTATAGTTAATGCTGATGAGCCGGAAAACATTGAGCCCTATTATACCGTTTATCAATATGACCGATCATTTGGAATGATTCTTTTTATATCCATCTTATGTCTTGCGGTTATTTTTATAGGTAAAGGAAAAGGCGTGAAATCAATTATTGGATTAGCATATTCTTTGTATCTCATCATTTATGTTTTATTGCCGACTGTATTTTCCGGATATCCGCCTTTGCTCATGACTGTACTTGTAATAGCCTTATCAACAGTTGTCACGTTGCTTTTGTTAAATGGTCATTCTATCAAAACGTATAGCGCAATTTTATCTACGATCAGTGGAGTGTTGCTTTGTTCATTATGCTTTTACTTTATGTCTTTTTTGTTGCATATCGATGGATTTAGCAGTGAAGAAGCAGAGAGTTTAATTTTAATCAGTGCTGAAACAGGATTATCTATAAAAGATATTATGTTTGCAGGAATTTTAATTTCTTCCTTAGGTGCAATTATGGATGTGGCAATGTCGATTACATCTTCTTTATTCGAAATTCGTACACATAAGCCAGATATTACCACAAAGGAATTATTTCATTCTGGACTTGAAATAGGAAAAGATATGATAGGTACCATGACGAATACGTTAATTCTGGCATTTGCAGGAAGTGCGTTTGTATCCTTGCTAGTTTTGTTTTCGTTTAATGTAGATGTTAAGCAGCTGATGAATTCGAATTATATTACAATTGAATTTGCGCAGGGAATTACTGGAACATTAGGAATTGTATTAACGGTTCCTATTGCATCCATGTTATGTGCTGGAATGTTAAGTGAGAAATTTTTTCTGCGCTGCAGCTGGTTTAGGAAAATAAATAATTAA
- the pstA gene encoding phosphate ABC transporter permease PstA, with product MIAASETMKKKRKIKDSVLNIITYLSSALSVFVLLAIFVFIFSKGSGTLGLKMLTGNYWSSNYMLSVEEAYNKPGNFERPSDLDENVFFSSKWGIGFVDAKDTNKDDIILVEYIDKNSPFLKMIDESVKTKDKRQVEVGYQVENLPYTDANGVGGIGGAIMSQSAKDLADTLDTQAVSIGKVYFKTPGGGVRGSIITTLYLIAVSLLIALPLGIAAAIYLHEYAKVNKLTSIIRSGIEMLTGVPSIIFGLMGVTVLFPVTQLFGAKTTNVLLGGLTMAIILLPTIIRSTEEALIVVPQSLRDASLSVGANQSQTIFKVVLPCAVPGILTGVLLSIGRVIGESAALIYTMGTYVNDAPTLTTQGTSLAVQIYNIMSSEQPNFELACAISIIILVFVLILNITVKYLSKRFSKAWY from the coding sequence ATGATAGCAGCATCTGAAACAATGAAAAAGAAACGTAAAATAAAAGATAGTGTTTTAAATATCATAACCTATCTTTCCAGTGCACTAAGTGTTTTCGTACTTTTGGCAATCTTTGTATTTATCTTTTCCAAAGGTTCTGGAACATTGGGGTTAAAAATGCTGACGGGAAATTACTGGTCCAGCAATTATATGTTAAGTGTAGAAGAAGCGTATAATAAACCTGGTAATTTTGAGCGTCCATCAGATTTAGATGAAAATGTTTTCTTCAGCAGCAAATGGGGAATTGGTTTTGTAGATGCAAAAGATACAAATAAAGATGATATCATACTTGTAGAATACATCGATAAAAACTCTCCTTTTTTGAAAATGATCGATGAAAGTGTAAAAACAAAAGATAAACGACAAGTGGAAGTAGGGTATCAGGTAGAAAATCTTCCATATACAGATGCGAATGGTGTTGGTGGCATTGGTGGTGCGATTATGAGCCAAAGTGCAAAAGATTTGGCAGATACCTTGGATACACAGGCAGTATCTATTGGAAAAGTCTATTTTAAAACACCAGGTGGAGGAGTTCGCGGTTCTATTATCACAACTTTGTATCTGATTGCTGTATCTTTATTGATTGCTCTTCCTTTAGGAATTGCAGCTGCGATTTATCTGCATGAATATGCAAAAGTGAATAAATTAACTTCCATTATTCGAAGTGGTATTGAAATGTTAACAGGAGTACCTAGTATTATCTTTGGTTTGATGGGGGTAACAGTTTTATTCCCAGTAACACAATTGTTTGGCGCAAAAACTACAAATGTTTTACTAGGTGGACTAACGATGGCAATCATTCTTCTTCCAACGATCATTCGCTCTACGGAAGAAGCACTTATTGTAGTTCCACAGTCTTTGCGTGATGCTTCTTTATCGGTAGGGGCAAACCAAAGTCAAACGATTTTTAAAGTTGTTCTTCCATGTGCAGTTCCTGGTATTTTAACTGGGGTATTGTTAAGTATTGGACGTGTGATTGGTGAAAGTGCGGCATTGATTTATACCATGGGAACTTATGTAAACGATGCACCTACTTTAACAACACAGGGGACATCTCTTGCAGTTCAGATTTATAACATTATGAGTAGTGAACAACCAAACTTTGAACTGGCATGTGCTATTTCAATTATTATTCTTGTATTCGTACTAATTTTAAATATTACAGTAAAATACTTAAGCAAACGTTTCAGTAAGGCATGGTATTAG
- a CDS encoding substrate-binding domain-containing protein, with product MKKLLASLFVVAMLAGCGSTGGDGKDASATGLKGEIHVYTRDSTSGTREAFEKGVGFEKELTKSATEVSSNDDMAAKVGQDANGIGYTSLSTDFEKNNVKAVQYEGVTASSETVLDGSYKLQRPFNYVTRAKGDFGSEDKEQLVAAYLDFIQNSKEGMTIVQKNGGEVDLSKATPWAELAKKYPVLEKDNSGITITTGGSTSVEKTVKATLEAFSPMAGNFKFVMNQTGSGDAVKRVLGGEKDGPNAADIGFASREFKDEDGDITSAMESGQYCIDAVVAVVQKDNPTSNMTQAQLQSIFKGETTNWEDVK from the coding sequence ATGAAAAAATTATTAGCTAGTTTATTTGTAGTTGCAATGTTAGCAGGATGTGGAAGTACAGGCGGAGATGGAAAAGATGCTTCTGCAACTGGATTGAAAGGGGAAATTCATGTATACACTCGTGATTCCACAAGTGGTACAAGAGAAGCTTTTGAAAAAGGTGTAGGTTTTGAAAAGGAATTAACAAAATCTGCAACAGAAGTATCATCAAATGATGATATGGCCGCAAAAGTTGGACAGGATGCAAATGGTATTGGATATACATCCTTATCAACAGATTTTGAGAAAAACAATGTAAAAGCTGTACAGTATGAAGGAGTAACAGCATCTAGTGAAACAGTTCTTGATGGTTCTTACAAATTACAAAGACCATTTAATTACGTTACTCGTGCAAAAGGTGATTTTGGAAGTGAAGATAAAGAACAGTTAGTTGCTGCATATCTAGACTTCATTCAGAATTCTAAAGAAGGTATGACAATCGTTCAGAAAAATGGTGGAGAAGTTGATTTATCAAAAGCAACTCCATGGGCAGAACTTGCGAAAAAATATCCAGTATTAGAAAAAGATAATTCTGGAATTACGATTACAACAGGTGGTTCTACTTCTGTAGAAAAAACAGTAAAAGCAACATTGGAAGCATTCTCACCAATGGCAGGTAACTTCAAATTTGTTATGAACCAGACAGGTAGTGGAGATGCTGTAAAACGTGTTCTTGGTGGAGAAAAAGATGGTCCTAACGCTGCTGATATCGGTTTTGCTTCTCGTGAATTTAAAGATGAAGATGGAGATATCACAAGTGCAATGGAAAGTGGACAGTACTGTATTGATGCCGTTGTTGCAGTTGTACAGAAAGACAACCCAACAAGCAATATGACACAGGCTCAGTTACAGTCTATCTTCAAAGGGGAAACAACAAACTGGGAAGATGTTAAATAA
- the pstC gene encoding phosphate ABC transporter permease subunit PstC produces MKTYVRGYISSEKNAKKLKKDMRMRFLFMLAALLSSSAIAIIIIFISLKGISPFMPDYQYGQVNFLDFLFGTLWRKDQGVYGVGFIIINTLVSSFGALLISFPLSVLSALFIVKIAPKKVSAVMTTVVELLASIPSVVYGVFASGTITVLVSKLAASFGYVTAGGSSLLAVILLLAIMIYPTITSLSITAIRSVDPDIELGSLALGATKTQTNFKVVLASAKSGIFAGAILGIGRAFGEATAVAMVAGNKMFGPTVNLFDTTRTLTTTMLSGLKETSGLDYDIRFSAGLVLMAVILLSNLLLNLVKKKVGNVK; encoded by the coding sequence ATGAAGACTTATGTCAGAGGGTATATTAGCTCAGAAAAAAATGCGAAAAAACTAAAGAAAGATATGCGAATGCGATTTCTGTTCATGCTGGCTGCACTTTTATCTTCCAGTGCGATTGCGATAATTATCATATTTATCAGCTTGAAGGGAATTTCTCCATTCATGCCTGATTATCAGTATGGACAAGTAAATTTCTTAGATTTTCTATTTGGAACTTTATGGAGAAAAGATCAGGGCGTATATGGAGTTGGATTTATCATCATCAATACTCTTGTTTCCTCTTTTGGAGCATTGTTGATTTCTTTTCCATTATCCGTATTAAGTGCGTTGTTTATTGTAAAGATTGCGCCTAAAAAAGTATCTGCAGTCATGACAACAGTAGTCGAACTTTTAGCATCTATTCCATCTGTTGTTTATGGGGTATTTGCTTCTGGTACCATTACTGTATTGGTTAGTAAATTAGCTGCCAGCTTTGGTTATGTTACCGCTGGTGGAAGTTCCTTACTAGCAGTAATTTTATTACTTGCTATTATGATTTATCCAACAATTACTTCTTTAAGTATTACAGCAATTCGATCTGTTGATCCAGATATTGAGCTTGGAAGCCTGGCACTAGGTGCTACAAAAACACAAACAAACTTTAAAGTTGTGCTGGCAAGTGCAAAATCAGGAATTTTTGCAGGGGCAATCTTAGGTATTGGTCGTGCCTTTGGTGAAGCAACTGCCGTTGCGATGGTAGCTGGAAATAAAATGTTTGGACCAACGGTAAATCTATTTGATACTACACGTACCTTAACTACAACGATGTTATCCGGTTTAAAAGAAACATCCGGTTTAGATTATGATATTCGATTCTCTGCAGGTCTTGTGCTGATGGCAGTCATCCTGCTTTCTAATCTGTTGTTGAATCTTGTGAAAAAGAAAGTAGGGAATGTGAAATGA
- the pstB gene encoding phosphate ABC transporter ATP-binding protein PstB, which translates to MENTIFHVDNLNLYYGEKHALKNVALDIKKNKVTALIGPSGCGKSTFLRCLNRMNDLIDGCRIQGTIEIDGTDIHSDKLNVVDLRTQVGMVFQKPNPFPMSIYDNITYGPKCQGIKNKKVLDEIVQQSLEKAALWEEVKDRLHDSAFGLSGGQQQRLCIARAIAMEPEVILMDEPTSALDPIATSKIEDLIEELKKDYTIVIVTHSMQQASRVSDDTAFFLLGEVIEFNNTSKIFQNPEDKRTEDYITGRFG; encoded by the coding sequence ATGGAAAACACGATCTTTCATGTAGATAATCTAAATTTATATTATGGAGAAAAACACGCACTTAAAAATGTAGCGCTGGATATTAAGAAAAACAAAGTTACTGCATTGATTGGACCTAGTGGATGCGGGAAATCAACCTTTCTTCGCTGTTTGAATCGTATGAACGATTTGATTGATGGATGTCGTATACAAGGTACGATTGAAATTGATGGAACGGATATTCACAGCGATAAATTAAATGTTGTAGATTTGCGTACACAGGTAGGTATGGTATTTCAGAAACCAAATCCATTTCCAATGTCAATTTATGATAACATTACCTATGGTCCTAAATGTCAGGGTATCAAAAATAAAAAAGTACTGGATGAAATCGTACAGCAGTCATTAGAAAAAGCAGCCTTATGGGAAGAAGTAAAAGATCGCTTACACGATAGTGCCTTTGGTTTATCAGGTGGACAGCAGCAGCGTTTATGTATCGCAAGAGCAATCGCCATGGAACCAGAAGTAATCTTAATGGATGAGCCTACAAGTGCATTAGACCCTATTGCGACTAGTAAAATAGAGGACTTGATTGAAGAATTAAAGAAAGATTATACGATTGTAATTGTAACGCACTCTATGCAGCAGGCATCTCGTGTCAGTGATGATACAGCTTTCTTCTTATTAGGGGAAGTCATTGAATTTAATAATACAAGTAAGATTTTCCAAAATCCTGAGGATAAACGT
- the rpiB gene encoding ribose 5-phosphate isomerase B, with protein MKIAMACDHGALDYKNMIKEMLVEMGHEVEDFGTHTKDSMDYPDTVAPAAKSVGEGKNDRGIVLCSTGVGASITANKIKGVRCALISDPVSAKLTREHNDTNVLAIGQLVTGELLAKEIVNIWINTPFSNEERHQRRIDKVMALEK; from the coding sequence ATGAAAATTGCGATGGCTTGTGATCATGGCGCGCTAGATTACAAAAATATGATTAAAGAAATGCTTGTCGAAATGGGACATGAAGTAGAAGATTTTGGGACACATACAAAAGATTCTATGGATTATCCAGATACGGTTGCACCTGCAGCAAAATCTGTTGGAGAAGGAAAAAATGATCGAGGAATTGTATTGTGCAGTACAGGAGTTGGGGCAAGTATTACCGCAAATAAAATAAAAGGAGTTCGCTGTGCATTGATAAGCGATCCAGTAAGTGCAAAACTTACAAGAGAACATAACGATACAAATGTATTGGCAATTGGACAGCTTGTAACAGGAGAATTACTGGCAAAAGAAATTGTAAACATTTGGATCAATACTCCATTCTCTAATGAAGAACGTCATCAAAGAAGAATTGATAAAGTCATGGCATTAGAAAAATAA
- a CDS encoding HAD family hydrolase has product MNKILTFDCYGTLLDTSNLYAYIQKIGDKKGGFGKKAVEIFHNYEDRLMYGEDFRSYDELLYEVLSYCDMEMNTNVYVASYDEILDIHRFFHPFSDVMNALKECKKQGYRLILMSNCTKEMLEWHQKSLDYLFDDAICAEDCHCYKPSLNFFSLTEDTFHLSDANHCHIAKGYWWDIVPAAKMGWKRIWVNRDHLSCGRTQEMSYYMIASMNELVDCLSQIL; this is encoded by the coding sequence ATGAATAAGATATTAACATTTGATTGTTATGGAACATTACTTGATACTTCCAATTTATATGCATACATACAAAAGATAGGAGATAAAAAGGGCGGATTTGGTAAAAAAGCGGTAGAAATTTTTCATAATTATGAAGATCGTTTGATGTATGGTGAAGATTTTCGTTCTTATGATGAATTATTATATGAAGTTCTTTCTTATTGTGATATGGAAATGAATACAAATGTTTATGTTGCTTCCTATGATGAGATTTTGGATATACATCGTTTTTTTCACCCGTTTTCTGATGTTATGAATGCTTTAAAAGAATGTAAAAAACAGGGATATAGGCTTATATTAATGTCAAACTGTACAAAAGAAATGTTAGAATGGCATCAGAAAAGTTTAGACTATCTTTTTGATGATGCCATTTGCGCAGAAGATTGTCATTGTTATAAACCATCTTTAAACTTTTTTTCCTTAACAGAAGATACGTTTCATCTGTCTGATGCAAACCATTGTCATATTGCGAAAGGATATTGGTGGGATATCGTACCAGCAGCAAAGATGGGATGGAAACGTATTTGGGTGAATAGGGATCATCTTAGCTGTGGAAGAACACAGGAAATGTCGTATTATATGATTGCATCCATGAATGAGCTTGTGGATTGTTTGTCTCAAATACTATAA